The DNA region ACCCGGCCGGCTACGTCTTTTTTCCGCGCTACTTCGAGATGTTCCAGGCGGTGATGGAGGAATGGTTCACCCAGGCGCTGGGCATCAAGTACGCCGACTTCGTGCTGGGCCGGCAACTGGGCACGCCGACAGCCCAGACCGAATGCACTTTCATGGCGCCTTGCCGGCTCGGCGATCCGCTGGAGATCACGCTTTATCTCGAACACATCGGGCGCAGCTCGCTGCGCGTCTGTTATGTCGGCCGGGTCGAGGGCGAGCGCCGCCTGGAGGCGCGCTCGACGCTGGT from Alphaproteobacteria bacterium includes:
- a CDS encoding thioesterase family protein, with protein sequence MPPDAQESISLTPFTLRLPVRFTHTDPAGYVFFPRYFEMFQAVMEEWFTQALGIKYADFVLGRQLGTPTAQTECTFMAPCRLGDPLEITLYLEHIGRSSLRVCYVGRVEGERRLEARSTLVVISMNDGRPRPIDDELRARLVAYQAASGGAGEDSAT